Proteins found in one Bacillus subtilis subsp. subtilis str. 168 genomic segment:
- the yubD gene encoding putative efflux transporter (Evidence 3: Putative function from multiple computational evidences; PubMedId: 15849754, 16850406, 22720735, 28248504; Product type t: transporter), producing the protein MKTKHYWVISLLAVLAVGPGLMSNTALSSVQGLVQKTVGTSVFTSVNPILIGNMAFALLVPAGPLLRKKFGARPVYLASLPVFILGSLLIACSGDIALMAAGRFLQGAATGVMLMIMIPMLVLSFPIERRNYALLVLIGGFYGSVIIGTILGTIATSCGHWRWLFFIFGTLSLIGVAVSYFFLHDEHHGAADQEQPLDRAGILLSVFLAAASAVSFIFLQKWGLSSGYVWIGFGVTLCLLIGLLIVEYKVKNPFISIKLMLLPKPVLGLLIIAAGTITVAVSLSAFQGLLRQMYDISQEHLILLSLTLLIGVAIAAILSALLYDKVGPGMLGIIGGLILVFVNFQWLHIQDRSSLYMFAALFIMLAAGTGLTVAAGLMGAAMGGPLPDLVKRMTAVQFLRLFVYMGVPILIGFFTKKDAARQSGSVQDSMMTAYHDLFFISFILSVLLVCLSFCMNATGMGHKLAHKPHDKAKTAPEKPAVSAQGLSKATVKSYKVINDTEYRNALRNLQK; encoded by the coding sequence ATGAAGACAAAACACTATTGGGTGATTTCTTTGCTCGCCGTCTTAGCGGTCGGGCCGGGATTGATGTCTAACACGGCATTGTCGTCAGTTCAAGGCCTTGTTCAGAAAACGGTTGGAACAAGTGTCTTTACATCAGTAAATCCGATATTGATCGGCAATATGGCCTTTGCCTTGTTAGTTCCGGCAGGACCGCTGCTGAGGAAAAAATTCGGTGCTCGTCCCGTCTATCTGGCTTCATTACCTGTCTTTATACTAGGCTCACTGCTCATCGCATGTTCAGGCGATATTGCATTGATGGCGGCAGGGCGCTTTTTACAAGGGGCGGCAACAGGCGTCATGCTGATGATTATGATTCCAATGCTTGTACTGTCATTCCCGATTGAACGCAGGAACTATGCACTGCTTGTGCTGATCGGGGGATTCTATGGTTCTGTTATCATCGGTACAATCCTGGGAACCATTGCAACAAGCTGCGGGCATTGGAGATGGCTGTTTTTCATCTTTGGCACCTTGTCCCTGATCGGTGTCGCGGTGAGCTATTTCTTTCTTCATGATGAGCATCACGGAGCGGCGGATCAAGAACAGCCGCTTGATCGTGCGGGAATTCTTTTATCTGTCTTCCTTGCCGCAGCCTCAGCGGTTTCATTCATTTTTCTGCAAAAATGGGGGCTGTCATCGGGTTATGTATGGATTGGTTTCGGGGTGACGTTATGTTTGCTCATTGGTCTATTGATTGTGGAATATAAAGTGAAAAACCCCTTCATATCTATTAAACTGATGCTGCTGCCAAAACCGGTGCTCGGCTTATTGATCATAGCTGCAGGGACGATAACGGTAGCTGTCAGCCTTTCTGCTTTTCAAGGCTTGCTCCGTCAAATGTATGATATTTCTCAGGAGCATCTCATTCTTTTAAGCTTGACTCTTTTAATCGGAGTGGCGATCGCGGCCATTTTGAGCGCTCTGTTATACGATAAAGTCGGACCAGGGATGCTCGGTATTATCGGCGGACTCATTCTCGTTTTTGTGAATTTTCAATGGCTGCATATACAGGATCGATCATCTCTTTATATGTTCGCGGCACTGTTTATCATGCTTGCAGCGGGAACAGGCCTGACAGTCGCCGCAGGGCTGATGGGAGCTGCCATGGGAGGCCCGCTGCCTGATTTGGTCAAGAGAATGACAGCTGTTCAGTTTTTAAGATTGTTTGTCTATATGGGAGTTCCCATTCTCATCGGCTTTTTCACGAAAAAAGATGCTGCCAGACAAAGCGGTTCGGTACAGGATTCTATGATGACTGCTTATCATGATCTCTTCTTCATTTCTTTTATCCTTAGCGTGCTGCTCGTCTGCCTGTCATTTTGTATGAATGCCACTGGAATGGGGCACAAGCTGGCACATAAACCACATGATAAAGCGAAAACAGCTCCGGAAAAACCGGCCGTCTCAGCACAAGGTTTGTCGAAGGCAACTGTCAAATCATATAAAGTAATAAATGATACGGAATATCGGAATGCACTCAGAAATTTACAAAAATAG
- the cdoA gene encoding cysteine dioxygenase (Evidence 1a: Function from experimental evidences in the studied strain; PubMedId: 10939241, 15699190, 16855246, 25307852, 26590284; Product type e: enzyme) yields the protein MELYECIQDIFGGLKNPSVKDLATSLKQIPNAAKLSQPYIKEPDQYAYGRNAIYRNNELEIIVINIPPNKETTVHDHGQSIGCAMVLEGKLLNSIYRSTGEHAELSNSYFVHEGECLISTKGLIHKMSNPTSERMVSLHVYSPPLEDMTVFEEQKEVLENS from the coding sequence ATGGAACTGTATGAGTGTATCCAAGACATTTTTGGCGGCTTGAAAAATCCATCGGTTAAAGATTTAGCAACGTCTTTAAAACAAATTCCAAACGCAGCAAAATTGAGTCAACCGTATATTAAGGAACCAGACCAGTACGCTTACGGCCGAAATGCCATCTATCGAAATAATGAATTGGAAATTATCGTGATTAACATTCCGCCAAACAAGGAGACAACAGTACACGATCATGGTCAATCCATTGGTTGTGCAATGGTGTTAGAAGGAAAGCTTCTTAATTCTATTTATCGTTCAACCGGCGAACACGCAGAACTCTCCAATTCATACTTTGTCCACGAAGGAGAATGCCTTATTTCAACCAAAGGTTTAATTCACAAAATGTCCAATCCAACATCTGAACGAATGGTGTCTCTTCATGTCTACTCCCCTCCTTTGGAAGACATGACGGTCTTTGAGGAACAAAAGGAGGTATTGGAAAATTCATGA
- the uppP gene encoding undecaprenyl-pyrophosphate phosphatase (Evidence 1a: Function from experimental evidences in the studied strain; PubMedId: 15138271, 15849754, 16850406, 27528508, 27578312; Product type e: enzyme) has translation MTLWELFVAAILGIVEGLTEYAPVSSTGHMIIVDDIWLKSSNLMSEEAANSFKVVIQLGSILAVAIVFKDRILNLLGLKKNITSDQEQGHKLSIAQIAVGLVPAAVLGFLFEDYIDEYLFSVKTVAIGLIAGAILMLFADWVNKRKTATDTLDRISYKQAIAVGLFQCLSLWPGFSRSGSTISGGVILGLNHRAAADFTFIMAMPIMMGASFLSLVKHWDSLSSDLMPFFIVGFICAFVVALFVVRFFLRLINKIKLVPFAIYRIILGVILLLIMM, from the coding sequence ATGACTCTATGGGAATTGTTTGTAGCCGCCATTTTAGGAATCGTAGAAGGATTAACAGAGTACGCGCCGGTTTCTTCGACAGGACATATGATCATAGTAGACGACATCTGGCTAAAATCAAGTAATCTGATGTCAGAAGAAGCTGCTAACTCATTCAAGGTGGTTATTCAGCTAGGCTCCATTTTAGCAGTAGCTATCGTGTTTAAAGACCGAATTTTAAATTTACTGGGCTTGAAAAAAAATATTACAAGCGACCAGGAGCAGGGACATAAATTAAGCATTGCCCAAATTGCCGTCGGACTCGTGCCTGCAGCTGTTCTCGGCTTTTTGTTTGAAGATTACATTGATGAATATTTATTTTCCGTTAAAACTGTGGCCATCGGTTTAATTGCCGGGGCAATCCTCATGCTTTTTGCTGACTGGGTCAATAAACGGAAAACAGCGACAGACACACTCGACCGCATTTCCTATAAACAGGCGATAGCCGTCGGCTTATTCCAATGTCTTTCCCTTTGGCCTGGTTTCTCGCGTTCGGGTTCAACCATTTCCGGCGGTGTTATTCTCGGATTAAACCACCGAGCTGCAGCCGACTTTACGTTTATTATGGCGATGCCGATCATGATGGGAGCCAGCTTTCTAAGCCTCGTGAAGCATTGGGACAGCTTAAGTTCGGATCTGATGCCGTTTTTCATCGTCGGCTTTATCTGTGCCTTTGTGGTCGCACTGTTTGTCGTCCGTTTCTTCTTAAGGCTGATTAACAAAATCAAACTTGTCCCATTTGCAATCTATCGAATTATTCTCGGTGTGATTTTACTTTTGATCATGATGTAA
- the yubA gene encoding putative integral membrane protein (Evidence 3: Putative function from multiple computational evidences; PubMedId: 15849754, 16385049, 16850406; Product type m: membrane component): METLQTWSGRFKRFFLDNKFVLFLLVLLLIGLNILVFTKTSFIFTPIIVLLKTISLPIILTGIVFYLLNPVVDFLERRRIRRIYSILLLYLLVIGLITITIVSIIPFLKEQIMSLIDNIPRYVDVVENQTKQLIGSNFVNQAQQTMNINISDLATKVSDQAATIVNSTFTGVGNFIGALTEIIISIVTVPFILFYLLKDGRKLPVYILKFVPTRLKEQTYTVLSEMNHRLSSYIRGQIIVSFCIGFLLFIGYLIIGLDYASLLAVIAACTSIVPYLGPTIAITPAIIIAIVTSPLMLLKLVIVWTIVQLIEGKLISPQIMGKNLHIHPITIIFLLLTAGKLFGVVGIILAIPGYAVAKVITTHLFDWFKMQSHLYDEEKNENTPGHKV; the protein is encoded by the coding sequence GTGGAGACGTTGCAAACATGGAGCGGCAGATTCAAGCGATTCTTCTTGGATAATAAGTTTGTTTTATTTTTGCTTGTGCTGCTGCTGATTGGTTTAAATATTCTAGTATTTACAAAAACATCATTTATTTTCACCCCGATTATTGTTCTGCTCAAAACGATATCACTTCCGATTATTTTGACAGGCATTGTTTTTTATCTGTTAAACCCAGTCGTCGATTTTCTGGAGAGAAGAAGAATAAGAAGAATCTATTCTATATTGCTGCTATACCTATTGGTTATCGGGCTGATCACGATCACGATCGTGTCGATCATTCCCTTCTTAAAAGAACAAATTATGAGTTTGATTGACAATATCCCGAGATATGTGGACGTCGTAGAAAATCAGACGAAACAGCTGATTGGCAGCAACTTCGTCAATCAGGCCCAGCAAACGATGAACATTAATATATCTGATCTTGCTACAAAGGTTTCGGATCAGGCAGCGACGATCGTGAACAGCACCTTTACCGGTGTTGGGAATTTTATCGGCGCACTGACTGAGATTATCATTTCGATCGTCACGGTTCCGTTTATTCTATTTTATTTGCTAAAAGACGGAAGAAAATTACCGGTCTACATACTGAAGTTTGTGCCGACTCGATTGAAAGAACAGACATATACAGTCTTAAGCGAAATGAATCATCGGTTAAGCTCTTATATCAGAGGCCAGATCATTGTCAGCTTCTGTATCGGGTTTTTGCTGTTTATCGGTTATTTGATTATCGGGCTGGATTATGCTTCATTGCTTGCAGTCATTGCGGCTTGCACAAGCATCGTTCCATATTTAGGGCCAACGATTGCCATTACGCCTGCGATTATCATTGCCATAGTGACATCGCCGCTCATGCTGCTTAAGCTGGTGATCGTTTGGACGATTGTTCAGCTGATTGAAGGGAAGCTGATCTCTCCGCAAATTATGGGAAAAAACCTTCACATCCATCCGATTACGATTATTTTTCTGCTGTTAACAGCCGGCAAGCTGTTTGGCGTTGTTGGAATCATTCTTGCGATTCCCGGCTATGCGGTTGCCAAAGTCATTACGACACATTTATTTGACTGGTTTAAAATGCAGTCACATTTATACGATGAAGAAAAAAATGAAAATACGCCGGGGCATAAAGTGTGA
- the iolU gene encoding scyllo-inositol dehydrogenase (NADP+-dependent); biofilm formation (Evidence 1a: Function from experimental evidences in the studied strain; PubMedId: 12450853, 28043209; Product type e: enzyme), whose amino-acid sequence MIRFAIIGTNWITDRFLESAADIEDFQLTAVYSRSAERAGEFAAKHNAAHAFSDLQEMAASDCFDAVYIASPNALHKEQAVLFMNHGKHVLCEKPFASNTKETEEMISAAKANGVVLMEAMKTTFLPNFKELKKHLHKIGTVRRFTASYCQYSSRYDAFRSGTVLNAFQPELSNGSLMDIGVYCIYPAVVLFGAPKDVKANGYALSSGVDGEGTVILSYDGFEAVLMHSKISTSYAPAEIQGEDGTIVIDTIHRPERVEIRYRDGRLENIAIPDPKPAMFYEAEEFVTLIKENKLESEENTFERSLTTAKIMEEARKQMGIVYPADQA is encoded by the coding sequence GTGATACGTTTTGCAATAATAGGAACCAACTGGATTACAGACCGCTTTCTTGAGTCAGCAGCGGATATCGAAGATTTTCAGCTGACTGCTGTTTATTCAAGATCGGCTGAACGCGCTGGCGAGTTTGCTGCTAAACACAACGCTGCGCATGCCTTCTCAGACCTTCAGGAAATGGCGGCGAGCGATTGCTTTGATGCCGTATACATAGCGAGCCCGAACGCTCTTCACAAGGAACAAGCCGTTCTCTTTATGAACCATGGCAAGCATGTGCTTTGTGAGAAGCCGTTTGCTTCGAATACAAAAGAAACAGAAGAGATGATCTCAGCGGCTAAGGCAAACGGCGTTGTTCTCATGGAAGCAATGAAGACCACTTTCCTGCCGAATTTCAAAGAACTGAAAAAACACCTGCATAAAATCGGCACTGTCCGCAGATTTACCGCAAGCTACTGCCAGTATTCCTCACGATATGACGCGTTCAGAAGCGGAACTGTTTTGAATGCGTTTCAGCCTGAGCTTTCCAATGGGTCATTAATGGATATTGGCGTCTATTGTATTTATCCGGCTGTTGTGTTGTTTGGCGCGCCGAAGGATGTAAAAGCAAACGGATATGCTTTATCCTCCGGAGTGGACGGAGAAGGAACTGTCATTCTGTCTTACGACGGGTTCGAAGCTGTTCTGATGCATTCCAAAATCTCTACTTCCTATGCCCCGGCTGAAATCCAGGGTGAAGACGGGACGATTGTAATCGATACGATTCACCGGCCTGAACGTGTTGAAATCCGCTACCGGGACGGCCGCCTTGAAAACATCGCGATCCCTGATCCTAAACCGGCGATGTTCTATGAAGCAGAAGAATTTGTCACGCTTATAAAAGAGAATAAGCTGGAATCTGAAGAAAATACATTTGAACGGTCTTTGACCACCGCAAAAATTATGGAAGAAGCAAGAAAGCAAATGGGGATTGTATACCCTGCTGATCAAGCTTAA
- the rhaA gene encoding L-rhamnose isomerase (Evidence 1a: Function from experimental evidences in the studied strain; PubMedId: 10960106, 26712933; Product type e: enzyme) translates to MTIKANYDSAKQAYEKWGIDVEEALRQLEQVPISIHCWQGDDIEGFEVNKGELSGGIDVTGNYPGKAQTPEELRRDLEKALSLIPGKHRVNLHAIYAETNREAVERDELKPQHFENWVKWAKNLGLGLDFNPTLFSHEKAADGLTLSHPDPDIREFWIRHCIACRRIGEYFGKELGTPCLTNIWIPDGYKDIPSDRLTPRKRLKESLDRIFSEEISEQHNLDSIESKLFGLGSESYVVGSHEFYLAYALTNHKLCLLDTGHFHPTETVSNKISSMLLYTDKLALHVSRPVRWDSDHVVVLDDELREIALEIVRNHALEKVAIGLDFFDASINRVAAWTIGTRNMIKALLYALLLPNGYLKQLQEEGRYTERLALMEEFKTYPFGAIWDSYCEQMGVPVKEAWLYDIKEYEQQVLLKRKASSPIV, encoded by the coding sequence ATGACCATAAAAGCCAATTATGACAGTGCAAAACAGGCATATGAAAAATGGGGAATTGATGTTGAAGAGGCGCTTCGGCAATTAGAGCAAGTGCCCATTTCGATCCACTGCTGGCAGGGTGACGACATTGAAGGCTTTGAAGTAAATAAGGGCGAGCTTTCAGGCGGAATTGACGTGACCGGCAATTATCCCGGAAAAGCGCAAACTCCTGAAGAATTAAGAAGAGATTTGGAGAAGGCTCTTTCTCTCATTCCTGGAAAGCACCGCGTAAACCTGCATGCGATATACGCAGAAACAAACAGGGAAGCGGTAGAACGTGACGAATTGAAGCCGCAGCATTTTGAAAACTGGGTGAAATGGGCAAAAAACCTTGGTCTCGGTTTAGATTTTAATCCAACCTTGTTTTCGCATGAGAAAGCGGCTGACGGACTCACCCTTTCACACCCTGATCCGGACATCAGAGAATTTTGGATCAGGCATTGCATCGCTTGCCGCCGTATCGGGGAATACTTCGGGAAAGAATTAGGAACACCTTGCTTGACGAATATTTGGATTCCCGACGGCTATAAGGATATCCCGAGTGATAGGCTGACACCGCGTAAAAGACTAAAAGAATCACTGGATCGGATCTTCTCAGAGGAGATCAGTGAACAACATAATCTTGATTCAATCGAGAGCAAGCTGTTCGGGCTTGGCTCCGAATCATATGTTGTCGGATCTCATGAATTTTATTTAGCTTATGCTTTGACGAATCATAAGCTTTGTTTACTTGATACAGGCCATTTCCATCCGACTGAGACGGTATCAAACAAGATCTCGTCCATGCTGCTTTACACAGACAAGCTTGCCTTGCACGTATCGCGGCCTGTTCGTTGGGATAGCGACCATGTAGTGGTTTTGGATGATGAATTGAGAGAAATCGCTCTTGAAATTGTACGAAATCATGCTCTTGAGAAGGTAGCCATCGGTCTGGATTTTTTCGATGCCAGCATTAACCGTGTAGCCGCCTGGACCATCGGAACGAGAAATATGATCAAAGCTTTATTGTATGCCCTGCTTCTCCCGAACGGATATTTAAAACAATTGCAGGAAGAGGGCCGCTATACAGAAAGGCTGGCCCTGATGGAGGAATTCAAAACATATCCTTTCGGAGCCATCTGGGATTCCTACTGTGAGCAAATGGGCGTTCCGGTAAAAGAGGCATGGCTTTATGACATCAAAGAATATGAGCAACAGGTGCTTTTAAAAAGGAAGGCATCTTCTCCGATTGTCTAA
- the rhaM gene encoding L-rhamnose mutarotase (Evidence 1a: Function from experimental evidences in the studied strain; PubMedId: 15576793, 15876375, 26712933; Product type e: enzyme) — MKRKASIMFVHQDKYEEYKQRHDDIWPEMAEALKAHGAHHYSIFLDEETGRLFAYLEIEDEEKWRKMADTEVCQRWWKSMAPLMKTNSDFSPVAIDLKEVFYLD; from the coding sequence TTGAAAAGAAAAGCCAGTATCATGTTTGTCCATCAAGACAAGTACGAAGAATACAAACAGCGGCATGATGACATTTGGCCTGAGATGGCAGAAGCACTCAAAGCTCATGGAGCACACCATTATTCCATTTTTCTAGACGAGGAAACAGGCAGGCTTTTTGCATATTTAGAAATAGAGGATGAAGAGAAATGGAGAAAGATGGCGGACACGGAAGTTTGCCAAAGATGGTGGAAATCGATGGCGCCATTAATGAAAACAAATTCGGATTTCAGTCCTGTTGCGATAGATCTAAAGGAAGTTTTTTATTTGGATTGA
- the rhaB gene encoding rhamnulokinase (Evidence 1a: Function from experimental evidences in the studied strain; PubMedId: 16674975, 26712933; Product type e: enzyme) has product MIYTAIDVGASSGRIMVGELNEGKLDIQEIHRFANGFSQRDGHCLWDIDHLLKQILQGLQKVKTLGYEHCTVGIDTWAVDYVLLDEKGDRLREAISYRDRRTDHTIDKLEHTLSKAAIYQKTGIQFQPFNTIYQLFEEDRELLKKTDKIMMIPDYLGYCLTGKAVTEITNVSTTQLLNVSTGNLDPELLEAVSVLEQQFAPLTEPGCELGKLRNEWFPDYDLPACKVMTVATHDTASAVIAAPGVNDGWAYISSGTWSLIGVENKTPIITDLALENNYTNERGANNTIRFLKNIIGMWVIQEVKQQLQADYSFQQLAEEAKKTEPFQQFINLNDKRFLNPENMIKEIQHYCRQTRQKIPRTAGELACCIYSNLAIIYAIAIKELETITEKPIEQFHIIGGGARNDFLNQLTADMSGKAVYAGPIEATATGNLLMQMIAAKEVKDIKEARQVVRNSFPIKVFTPKDIDRSTIIQSFQQTVLKALSK; this is encoded by the coding sequence ATGATTTATACTGCCATTGATGTAGGCGCATCAAGCGGGAGAATCATGGTAGGTGAACTGAATGAAGGGAAGCTTGACATACAAGAGATTCACAGGTTCGCTAACGGTTTCAGTCAAAGAGACGGGCATTGCTTATGGGATATTGATCATTTGCTAAAACAAATCCTGCAAGGACTGCAAAAAGTAAAGACGCTTGGGTATGAACACTGCACCGTAGGCATTGATACATGGGCAGTCGATTATGTCTTACTGGACGAAAAAGGCGATCGGTTGCGGGAAGCAATCTCCTACCGTGATAGAAGAACAGATCACACAATAGACAAACTGGAACATACCCTCTCAAAAGCCGCAATTTATCAAAAAACAGGAATACAATTTCAGCCTTTCAACACGATCTATCAATTGTTTGAAGAAGACCGTGAGCTGCTGAAAAAGACAGACAAAATTATGATGATTCCTGATTATTTAGGCTATTGTTTAACCGGAAAAGCTGTAACGGAAATCACAAACGTGTCCACAACACAGCTTTTAAACGTCTCAACGGGAAATCTTGATCCTGAATTGCTTGAAGCCGTGTCTGTTCTGGAACAGCAATTTGCGCCGCTCACTGAACCGGGGTGTGAACTCGGGAAGCTAAGAAATGAGTGGTTCCCGGATTATGATCTCCCGGCGTGCAAGGTGATGACAGTCGCAACACATGATACGGCCTCGGCCGTCATTGCGGCGCCAGGCGTAAATGATGGCTGGGCGTATATCAGCAGCGGAACATGGTCGTTAATCGGGGTTGAAAACAAAACACCGATAATAACTGATCTTGCTTTAGAAAACAACTATACAAATGAACGCGGCGCAAACAACACCATTCGCTTTCTCAAAAACATTATCGGCATGTGGGTGATACAAGAAGTCAAACAGCAGCTACAAGCAGATTATTCTTTTCAGCAGCTTGCAGAAGAAGCCAAAAAAACAGAACCATTCCAGCAATTTATAAACTTAAATGATAAACGTTTCCTGAATCCAGAAAACATGATAAAGGAAATACAACATTATTGCAGACAAACCCGCCAAAAGATTCCCCGTACTGCAGGCGAACTTGCCTGCTGCATCTACAGCAATTTAGCCATCATCTATGCGATAGCCATCAAAGAGCTCGAAACAATCACAGAAAAACCGATCGAGCAATTTCATATCATCGGCGGCGGAGCCCGGAATGATTTCTTAAATCAATTAACGGCAGACATGAGTGGAAAAGCGGTATATGCAGGGCCGATAGAGGCAACTGCCACCGGAAATCTTTTGATGCAAATGATTGCTGCCAAAGAAGTCAAAGACATAAAAGAAGCCCGGCAAGTCGTCAGAAATTCCTTTCCGATCAAAGTGTTTACACCTAAAGACATTGATAGAAGCACGATCATTCAGTCATTTCAGCAAACTGTTTTGAAAGCGCTATCTAAATGA
- the rhaR gene encoding transcriptional regulator of the rhamnose operon (RhaR / l-rhamnulose-1-phosphate) (Evidence 1a: Function from experimental evidences in the studied strain; PubMedId: 11496004, 26712933; Product type r: regulator): MLVAERQQKIVEIVNMRSSIRVSELSDIFSVTEETIRRDLEKLEKEHKLSRSHGGAVSIQQKESEIHFSEREITNVIEKKAIAHEAAKYVKSGDRIILDASTTAWYMAKILPDIELTVITNSMKAAIELSNKENISVISTGGILLEKSLSFAGPLAERSLETYHVNKTFLSCKGFDVHNGMSDSNEWQALLKKRMIERSDQTILMADSSKWGNREFSHIASLQDVSRLITDSGLDPASVKALEDKKVKVTAVPLSKRG; this comes from the coding sequence ATGCTAGTAGCAGAACGGCAGCAAAAAATAGTGGAAATAGTAAATATGCGTTCAAGCATCCGCGTTTCCGAATTAAGTGACATTTTTTCAGTCACAGAGGAAACCATTCGGCGTGATCTTGAAAAGCTTGAAAAAGAACATAAACTGAGCCGGAGCCACGGAGGAGCGGTCAGTATTCAGCAGAAGGAATCAGAAATTCATTTTTCTGAACGGGAAATCACGAATGTCATCGAAAAAAAAGCCATCGCTCACGAAGCGGCCAAATATGTAAAAAGCGGAGACCGAATCATTCTCGATGCAAGCACAACCGCTTGGTACATGGCAAAAATACTCCCTGACATTGAGCTCACCGTGATTACAAACTCAATGAAAGCAGCTATTGAACTCAGCAATAAAGAAAACATATCAGTCATTTCAACAGGCGGCATTTTGCTGGAAAAATCATTATCATTTGCCGGCCCGTTAGCAGAGCGTTCACTTGAGACCTATCATGTCAATAAAACCTTTCTGTCATGTAAGGGATTTGACGTACACAACGGGATGAGTGATTCAAATGAGTGGCAGGCGCTGCTCAAAAAACGGATGATCGAAAGGTCGGACCAGACCATTTTGATGGCCGATTCAAGCAAATGGGGGAACCGCGAGTTTTCACATATCGCCTCGCTGCAAGATGTCAGCCGCCTTATTACGGATTCTGGACTTGATCCGGCATCGGTAAAAGCTCTTGAGGACAAAAAGGTGAAGGTGACAGCTGTTCCTCTTTCGAAGAGAGGGTGA